A genomic stretch from Streptomyces sp. QL37 includes:
- a CDS encoding substrate-binding domain-containing protein has protein sequence MPPYNARGEENRARSHRAVLIGVEHYRGARHDLPSVTTNLRLVREALTDERTGVLAPEDLVVVPADGGGPDTTVDPNDARTALAAARREVTGLLVVYFAGHGIVRPDGSDLHLMFTDSEVTRDRHHPFVGALSWDNDVMGVLRNSHADWVVVILDCCFAGNALRAFHPAVGQNFALLTAAEPGVEVPPGDPRTGTEFTAALHRLLTTGKGEPVTFTRTVAGIREAMAPFKAVDGHPWIPDELRHGDDVVLALATDAERPTPPPPPPPVPTPPVPPPPVPAPPADDVQPASAKRPPRLPGRLLPGVAGRMTRTAAVVLAGVVALAGAAAWYFLGGTSGGPCASPLELRVLTDPDLKATVQKAADAYPKRDGDGCRSVGINVYDAKATDAVAALRSSSLWQEPPAACPASGDCPRPQRDVGAQPDIWIPAADSAWQRATADGAGGGTASTATASGADGDETAADAGKSVVDLDRLGPVAYTPMVLGVPDTMRLAQSLQTDDPLDAIVSGLKEDQTVEILRPDPENTEGALLATDALYASSGSGSVGTLEQRMSQVLRPMPATARELMCVLADGTHNDLEDRAAVLVPEQTLAQFNLSAGEPGRPGCATEALAHRVAHYPSDVPMLDLPFVRVTWAGADRDAAARKAAVQDFYDWLATDEDARKCFTDDGFRGVEKGAPAPPTGDSVLGKDDNTSAVREQIPQTGPGADISTSLTGTLDRYRRALGPGRVLYLLDNSTSMADKRVWDGTGGAKELVARSMSSLGAGDSYGVWMTAVDEGKPATDLVPFGANTRAGAQRTVAGAGTAAFDARIAAGVREALSTLRDSPEAERPRLLVLVTDGEDFEAVTEKEQRRLAEEAGKAPPVRIVTVSLQDGACAPGRFGERLAEASGGRCLDPADDIAAELAAEVAKTGTGDAE, from the coding sequence GTGCCGCCGTACAACGCGCGCGGCGAGGAGAACCGGGCCAGGAGCCACAGGGCCGTACTCATCGGGGTGGAGCACTACAGGGGTGCCCGGCACGACCTGCCGTCCGTCACCACGAACCTCCGCCTCGTCCGCGAGGCCCTGACCGACGAGCGCACCGGCGTGCTCGCCCCGGAGGACCTCGTCGTGGTCCCCGCGGACGGCGGCGGCCCGGACACCACCGTCGATCCGAACGACGCGCGTACCGCGCTCGCCGCTGCCCGCAGGGAGGTCACCGGGCTGCTGGTGGTCTACTTCGCCGGGCACGGCATCGTGCGCCCCGACGGCAGCGACCTCCACCTGATGTTCACCGACTCGGAGGTGACCAGGGACCGGCACCACCCCTTCGTCGGCGCCCTGTCCTGGGACAACGACGTCATGGGTGTCCTGCGGAACTCCCACGCCGACTGGGTCGTCGTCATCCTCGACTGCTGCTTCGCCGGCAACGCGCTCCGGGCCTTCCACCCGGCCGTCGGACAGAATTTCGCGCTGCTCACCGCCGCCGAGCCCGGTGTGGAGGTCCCGCCCGGCGATCCCCGTACGGGTACGGAGTTCACGGCGGCCCTCCACCGGCTGCTGACCACCGGCAAGGGGGAGCCGGTCACCTTCACCCGGACCGTCGCCGGGATCCGTGAGGCGATGGCGCCCTTCAAGGCCGTCGACGGGCATCCGTGGATCCCGGACGAGCTCCGGCACGGCGACGACGTCGTGCTCGCGCTCGCCACGGACGCGGAACGCCCGACGCCCCCGCCCCCTCCTCCGCCGGTTCCGACGCCCCCCGTCCCTCCTCCGCCGGTTCCGGCGCCCCCGGCCGACGACGTGCAGCCGGCGTCCGCGAAGAGGCCGCCGCGCCTTCCGGGCCGCCTGCTTCCCGGCGTGGCCGGCCGTATGACGCGTACGGCAGCCGTGGTCCTGGCGGGCGTCGTCGCCCTCGCCGGGGCCGCCGCGTGGTACTTCCTCGGCGGGACCTCCGGCGGCCCCTGCGCGTCACCCCTGGAACTGCGCGTGCTCACCGACCCCGACCTGAAGGCCACCGTCCAGAAGGCCGCCGACGCCTATCCCAAGCGGGACGGCGACGGCTGCCGGAGCGTCGGCATCAACGTCTACGACGCCAAGGCCACCGACGCCGTGGCCGCCCTCCGGTCCTCCTCGCTCTGGCAGGAACCGCCCGCCGCCTGCCCGGCCTCCGGCGACTGCCCGCGGCCACAGCGGGACGTCGGCGCGCAGCCGGACATCTGGATCCCGGCCGCCGACAGCGCGTGGCAGCGGGCGACGGCCGACGGGGCGGGCGGCGGCACGGCCTCCACCGCGACGGCGTCCGGGGCCGACGGCGACGAGACCGCCGCGGACGCCGGGAAGAGCGTGGTGGACCTCGACCGGCTGGGCCCCGTCGCCTACACGCCGATGGTCCTCGGCGTGCCGGACACCATGCGTCTGGCGCAGTCCCTTCAGACCGACGATCCGCTCGACGCGATCGTCTCCGGGCTGAAGGAGGACCAGACGGTCGAGATCCTGCGTCCCGACCCCGAGAACACGGAAGGAGCCCTGCTGGCGACCGACGCGCTCTACGCCTCCTCCGGCTCCGGGAGCGTGGGCACGCTCGAACAGAGGATGTCCCAGGTGCTGCGGCCCATGCCGGCCACCGCAAGGGAACTGATGTGCGTACTGGCCGACGGCACCCACAACGACCTGGAGGACCGGGCGGCCGTCCTCGTGCCGGAGCAGACCCTCGCGCAGTTCAACCTGTCGGCGGGCGAGCCGGGCCGGCCGGGCTGCGCGACCGAGGCGCTTGCGCACCGGGTGGCGCACTACCCCTCCGACGTGCCGATGCTGGACCTTCCCTTCGTCCGCGTCACCTGGGCCGGGGCCGACAGGGACGCCGCCGCGCGCAAGGCCGCCGTCCAGGACTTCTACGACTGGCTGGCCACGGACGAGGACGCCCGGAAGTGCTTCACCGACGACGGTTTCCGGGGCGTCGAGAAGGGCGCCCCGGCCCCGCCCACCGGCGACTCGGTGCTGGGCAAGGATGACAACACGTCGGCCGTACGCGAACAGATCCCGCAGACCGGCCCGGGAGCCGATATCTCCACGTCGCTGACCGGCACCCTGGACCGCTACCGGCGCGCGCTCGGGCCCGGCCGGGTGCTCTATCTCCTCGACAACTCGACCTCGATGGCCGACAAACGGGTCTGGGACGGCACCGGCGGGGCCAAGGAACTGGTGGCCCGTTCGATGAGCTCCCTGGGCGCCGGGGACTCGTACGGGGTGTGGATGACGGCCGTCGACGAGGGGAAACCGGCCACGGACCTCGTCCCGTTCGGGGCGAACACCAGGGCCGGTGCGCAGAGGACCGTCGCAGGCGCGGGGACGGCCGCCTTCGACGCCCGCATCGCGGCGGGCGTGCGCGAGGCGCTCAGCACCCTGCGGGACTCCCCCGAGGCGGAGCGGCCCCGGCTCCTCGTCCTGGTCACCGACGGCGAGGACTTCGAGGCCGTGACGGAGAAGGAACAGCGGCGGCTGGCCGAAGAGGCGGGGAAGGCACCGCCGGTCAGGATCGTGACGGTCTCGCTCCAGGACGGCGCCTGCGCACCCGGCCGGTTCGGGGAGCGGCTCGCGGAGGCGAGCGGTGGCCGCTGCCTGGACCCGGCCGACGACATCGCGGCGGAACTGGCGGCGGAGGTCGCCAAGACCGGTACGGGGGACGCGGAATGA